A genomic segment from Nicotiana sylvestris chromosome 1, ASM39365v2, whole genome shotgun sequence encodes:
- the LOC104210199 gene encoding protein unc-13 homolog, with protein MEEENDTELLQRFRRDRRILLNFILSGSLIKKVVMPPGAVSLDDVDLDQVSVDFVLNCARKGGLLELSEAIRDYHDSTLFPHMSNAGSTDEFFLATNPELSGSPPRRLPPLVPVATPLPNLATLSTSESVDTEPFEEPSSLSKSMSLNSTQQQELTVDDIEDFDDFDDLDEVDNRRYSRRVLNDASDLVLGLPSFATGVGDDDLRETAYEILLAAAGASGGLIVPSKDKKKEKKSILMRKLGRSKSENVMTQSQHLSGLVSLLETMRVQMEISEAMDVRTRLGLLNAMVGKVGKRMDTILIPLELLCCISRTEFSDKKSYIKWQKRQLNMLEEGLINYPAVGFGESGRKANELRVLLAKIEESESFPPPAAELQRTECLKSLREIANPLAERPARGDLTGEVCHWADGYHLNVKLYEKLLLSVFDVLDEGKLTEEVEEILELLKSTWRILGITETIHYTCYAWVLFRQFVITGEQRILQYVIEQLKKIPLKEQRGPQERMHLKSLHSRVEIEKGFQELTFLQSFLLPISKWADKQLGDYHLSYAEGSAMMESTVAVAMLVRRLLLEEPETAMEYATISDTEQIEFYVTSSIKNAFTRIIHDVEAIAHATNEHPLALLAEHTKKLLQRDNTIYMPILSQRHRNAAAVSASILHKLYGIKLRPFLENAEHLTEDTIAVFPAADSLEQYIMQVIISTCADGTSDAYCRKLNLFKIETVSGTLVLRWVNSQLARILNWVDRAIQQERWTPVSPQQRHGSSIVEVYRIVEETVDQFFALKVPMRPGELGSLFRGIDNAFQVYAKTILDKIANKEDVVPPVPILTRYSREHGIKAFVKKELKDTRIPDVLKSVEIDVVATSTLCVQLNSLHYAISQLNKLEDSIWERWTRKKHHDKSIKSPAEETARNLQKKDSFDGSRKDINAAIDRMCEFTGTKIIFWDLREPFIENLYKPSVSQSRLESVMDPLDMVLNQLCDVIMEPLRDRVVTGLLQASLDGLLRVILDGGPSRVFSLGDAKLLEEDLEILKEFFISGGDGLPRGVVENQVARVRQVVKLHGYETREIIEDLRSASELEMQGGRGKLGADTKTLLRILCHRGESEASQFVKKQFKIPKSGA; from the exons ATGGAAGA GGAGAATGATACAGAGCTGCTACAAAGATTTCGGCGAGACAGGCGGATACTCTTGAATTTTATACTTTCAGGAAGCTTAATCAAGAAGGTGGTAATGCCTCCCGGAGCTGTTTCCTTGGATGACGTGGATCTTGATCAAGTGAGCGTTGATTTCGTCCTCAATTGTGCAAGAAAAG gtGGACTCCTTGAACTATCTGAAGCTATTAGAGATTACCATGACAGCACTCTGTTCCCTCATATG AGTAATGCAGGTTCAACTGATGAATTCTTTCTAGCTACAAATCCTGAATTATCGGGTTCGCCTCCAAGAAGGTTACCCCCGCTTGTCCCTGTTGCCACGCCATTACCAAATTTGGCAACACTGTCAACGTCAGAGTCCGTTGATACTGAACCATTTGAAGAGCCGTCTAGTCTATCCAAATCCATGTCTCTTAATTCCACACAACAACAAGAGTTGACAGTTGATGACATTGAGGATTTTGATGACTTTGACGATCTAGATGAAGTTGACAATAGAAGGTATTCAAGAAGAGTTCTCAATGATGCTTCTGATCTTGTGCTTGGATTGCCTTCATTTGCCACCG GTGTTGGCGATGATGACCTGCGTGAAACAGCATATGAGATCCTCTTGGCTGCTGCAGGAGCTTCAGG GGGCCTTATTGTACCATCAAAGGACAAAAAGAAGGAGAAGAAATCTATATTGATGAGGAAGCTGGGCCGGAGTAAGAGTGAAAATGTAATGACCCAGTCCCAGCATTTATCTGGACTGGTCAGTTTGTTGGAGACGATGCGTGTCCAGATGGAG ATTTCTGAGGCCATGGACGTCAGGACAAGACTTGGGCTCCTTAATGCGATGGTCGGAAAAGTGGGTAAAAGGATGGATACAATCTTGATCCCATTGGAATTGTTATGTTGTATTTCACGAACCGAGTTTTCCGACAAGAAGTCGTATATTAAGTGGCAAAAAAGACAA TTAAACATGTTAGAGGAGGGGCTCATAAATTATCCTGCCGTAGGATTTGGGGAATCTGGGCGAAAAGCAAATGAGCTAAGGGTTCTTTTGGCTAAGATTGAGGAATCTGAG TCTTTTCCTCCTCCTGCGGCTGAGCTGCAAAGGACAGAATGTTTAAAATCGTTGAGAGAGATTGCTAATCCACTGGCAGAAAGGCCAGCTCGAGGTGACTTAACTGGTGAAGTATGCCACTGGGCGGATGGTTATCACCTGAATGTCAAATTATACGAGAAACTACTTCTCAGTGTTTTTGATGTTTTAGATGAGGGAAAGCTTACAGAG GAAGTTGAAGAAATTTTGGAGCTTCTTAAGTCTACGTGGCGTATTTTGGGAATCACAGAAACCATCCACTACACTTGCTATgcttgggtgttatttcgacaG TTTGTCATCACAGGGGAGCAAAGGATCTTGCAATATGTCATTgaacagttgaagaaaatacCATTAAAGGAACAAAGGGGACCACAAGAGAGAATGCACTTGAAGAGTTTGCATTCTAGAGTTGAAATTGAAAAGGGATTTCAAGAGTTGACTTTCTTGCAGTCTTTCTTGTTGCCTATATCAAAATGGGCTGATAAGCAGTTGGGCGACTACCATCTCAGTTATGCTGAG GGGTCCGCAATGATGGAAAGCACTGTGGCAGTTGCTATGCTTGTTCGAAGGCTTCTTTTAGAAGAACCTGAAACG GCAATGGAATATGCAACAATATCAGATACAGAGCAGATAGAGTTCTATGTGACATCTTCAATAAAAAATGCGTTTACAAGG ATAATACACGATGTTGAGGCAATAGCTCATGCAACAAATGAGCATCCTCTAGCATTGCTTGCAGAACACACAAAGAAACTCTTGCAAAGAGATAATACTATTTACATGCCTATATTATCTCAAAGGCATCGTAATGCTGCTGCTGTTTCTGCATCCATACTTCACAAGCTTTATGGTATCAAATTG AGACCATTCCTTGAAAATGCGGAACATCTGACTGAGGATACTATAGCTGTCTTTCCTGCTGCTGATAGTCTTGAGCAGTATATAATGCAAGTTATCATATCTACTTGTGCTGATGGAACTTCAGATGCTTACTGCAGAAAGTTAAATTTGTTCAAG ATTGAAACTGTATCTGGGACATTGGTACTCCGATGGGTGAATTCACAACTTGCAAGGATTTTGAATTGGGTTGACCGGGCTATTCAGCAGGAG CGGTGGACACCGGTTTCCCCTCAACAAAGGCATGGAAGTTCAATTGTTGAAGTCTACAGGATTgtggaagag ACGGTTGATCAGTTCTTTGCTTTGAAAGTTCCAATGAGGCCAGGGGAACTGGGTAGCCTCTTTCGCGGCATTGATAATGCATTTCAAGTATATGCAAAGACCATTTTAGATAAGATTG CTAATAAGGAAGATGTTGTTCCACCTGTGCCTATTCTGACAAGATACTCAAGGGAACATGGAATTAAGGCATTCGTaaagaaggagttgaaggatACAAGGATACCGGATGTCCTGAAGTCTGTTGAAATTGACGTAGTGGCCACATCAACGCTTTGTGTTCAGTTGAATAGCCTTCAT TATGCTATTAGCCAACTGAATAAATTGGAAGACAGCATTTGGGAGCGGTGGACGAGGAAAAAGCATCACGATAAATCGATAA AGAGCCCAGCTGAAGAGACTGCAAGAAATTTACAGAAGAAGGACTCATTTGATGGAAGCAGAAAGGATATTAATGCCGCAATTGACAGAATGTGTGAATTTACTG GAACGAAAATCATTTTCTGGGACTTAAGAGAACCATTCATTGAGAATCTCTATAAACCGAGTGTTTCTCAGTCTAGGTTGGAATCAGTAATGGATCCACTTGATATG GTTCTTAATCAACTTTGTGATGTGATAATGGAGCCACTCCGTGATCGTGTTGTGACAGGACTGCTTCAAGCATCACTG GATGGCCTACTCAGAGTCATATTAGATGGAGGACCATCACGTGTATTCTCCTTGGGTGATGCTAAGCTATTGGAGGAGGATCTAGAGATCTTGAAG GAATTCTTCATTTCGGGTGGGGACGGGCTTCCTCGTGGTGTAGTTGAAAATCAAGTTGCACGTGTTCGGCAGGTGGTAAAGCTGCATGGTTATGAG ACCAGGGAAATAATAGAAGACTTGAGATCTGCAAGTGAGTTAGAAATGCAGGGCGGAAGAGGCAAGTTAGGTGCTGATACCAAGACCCTACTTAGGATTCTGTGTCATCGAGGAGAGTCAGAGGCCTCTCAGTTTGTCAAGAAGCAATTCAAAATCCCCAAATCTGGAGCTTAG